The following are encoded in a window of Pecten maximus chromosome 17, xPecMax1.1, whole genome shotgun sequence genomic DNA:
- the LOC117315942 gene encoding galactoside 2-alpha-L-fucosyltransferase 3-like: protein MKTHYKTCVILLVGTVSTSLYVWLSMIQVVPSIFHIHSIRKIWDDNYSKCVLHREKEAHRTHHSPLYVTFSLHGRLGNWMFAYASLLGIAMKNNRQPFISRYSSLSSIFKLQHTMPWKPVCMEDFEEQYPCKYDRSTENMPRVNLTLKQYFQSWKYFEGYESEIRKEFTFWPNIYDDARKIFLKYKGSNSNSSIYISVHVRRTDMMIPSSTKLGFKSAPLEYINNAMNYMRKKFTGRTITFLVVSDDYVWCKKHLTGPDTVVIPKNHQFVDIAILSMCNHSIITTGTYGWWGAWLAGGHTVYYKSFPEHGSHLYGEFDPVDFYPPAWVAIDTGSYNFYNRNLVTYLLIFTVIMIF from the coding sequence ATGAAGACACACTACAAAACGTGTGTAATCCTGCTGGTTGGGACAGTCAGTACATCTCTGTATGTCTGGTTGTCAATGATACAGGTTGTCCCGTCGATATTCCACATCCATTCCATAAGGAAAATCTGGGACGACAATTACTCAAAATGTGTCCTTCATCGGGAAAAGGAGGCCCATCGAACCCATCATTCTCCACTCTATGTCACCTTCTCTCTCCACGGTCGTCTTGGTAACTGGATGTTTGCATATGCATCACTACTTGGAATCGCTATGAAAAATAATCGCCAACCATTCATTAGTAGATATAGCAGTCTTTCCTCCATTTTTAAGCTACAACATACAATGCCCTGGAAACCGGTTTGTATGGAGGATTTTGAAGAACAATATCCTTGTAAGTATGATCGTAGCACGGAAAATATGCCCAGAGTGAATTTAACACTGAAACAGTATTTTCAGTCGTGGAAATATTTTGAAGGCTACGAATCAGAAATTCGAAAAGAATTTACATTTTGGCCAAATATATATGATGATGCAAGGAAGATTTTTCTAAAATACAAGGGCAGTAACTCTAattcatctatatatataagtgttcACGTTAGACGGACCGATATGATGATTCCAAGTTCTACAAAACTCGGATTTAAATCTGCACCGTTGGAGTACATAAACAATGCCATGAATTATATGCGGAAGAAATTTACTGGTAGAACGATAACATTTCTGGTCGTGTCTGATGATTATGTATGGTGTAAAAAACATTTAACTGGACCTGATACTGTTGTCATTCCGAAAAATCATCAGTTTGTAGATATAGCCATACTGAGCATGTGCAACCATTCCATTATAACCACGGGAACATATGGCTGGTGGGGGGCCTGGCTGGCTGGTGgtcatacagtatattacaaaAGCTTCCCCGaacatggcagccatctttATGGTGAATTTGATCCTGTCGATTTTTACCCACCTGCCTGGGTTGCCATTGATACAGGATCATATAATTTCTACAATAGAAATCTTGTGAcctatttgttgatatttactgtgataatgatattttga